A window from Candidatus Thiodiazotropha endoloripes encodes these proteins:
- a CDS encoding anti-sigma factor, with translation MMPENEHYDSTTQAGEYVLGTLEGEERAEFERRLRDDIRLQEEVDAWQQRLAPMLEGIEPVSPPDAVWQAVESRLTDHGQPDAQTTTRTSFWDSLSIWRNIGMVAATLVLAFGVMLMTQQPETGMNNVLVVMNDQDRTGWVVAAKPDHGFVNVSAVEPTQLPAGKACQLWMEDQHGNLHPVGVLPHDGRHEMPLPMMPKSENVFKVSVEEMDDMPTEKPTGEIVFEGKLTEI, from the coding sequence ATGATGCCTGAAAACGAACATTACGATAGCACGACACAGGCCGGTGAATATGTGCTCGGAACCCTTGAGGGTGAAGAGCGGGCAGAGTTCGAGCGCCGGCTGCGTGACGATATCAGGCTCCAGGAAGAGGTCGATGCCTGGCAGCAGCGTTTGGCGCCGATGCTGGAGGGTATTGAGCCGGTCTCGCCGCCGGATGCCGTCTGGCAGGCGGTGGAATCCCGCCTCACTGATCACGGGCAGCCTGACGCTCAGACAACAACCAGAACAAGCTTCTGGGACAGCCTCAGTATCTGGCGCAACATTGGTATGGTGGCGGCCACCCTGGTATTGGCTTTCGGTGTCATGCTGATGACCCAGCAGCCGGAAACCGGCATGAACAATGTGCTGGTGGTGATGAACGACCAGGATCGCACCGGCTGGGTGGTTGCCGCCAAGCCTGATCACGGGTTTGTCAATGTCAGTGCGGTGGAGCCGACCCAATTACCGGCCGGTAAGGCCTGTCAATTGTGGATGGAGGATCAGCATGGGAATCTACATCCTGTCGGCGTGCTGCCCCACGATGGTCGCCATGAAATGCCCCTGCCGATGATGCCGAAATCGGAGAATGTGTTTAAGGTTTCCGTCGAGGAGATGGACGACATGCCTACAGAAAAACCAACCGGTGAAATCGTCTTTGAAGGAAAACTGACTGAGATATAA
- a CDS encoding sigma-70 family RNA polymerase sigma factor produces MANGDIDQQDAIKQRNQELEALLAACALNDRKAFARLYRMTSAKLYGVVLRILVRDEWAQDCLQDAYIKIWNNADSYRAYLAAPLTWMSTIARNQALDLLRKRKREVMESDDKGFPEQVDDAPLPLDGLTNSDEGRRLEKCLGELKEQQRQVVVLAYFKGLTHDELASHTDTPLGTVKTWIRRGLNQLRRCLENDA; encoded by the coding sequence ATGGCGAATGGGGATATAGATCAACAGGATGCAATTAAGCAGCGCAACCAGGAACTCGAAGCGCTGCTGGCAGCTTGTGCGCTGAACGATCGTAAGGCTTTTGCCCGCTTATATCGGATGACATCGGCGAAACTGTATGGCGTGGTTCTGCGTATATTAGTTAGGGACGAGTGGGCTCAAGACTGTTTACAGGATGCCTACATCAAGATCTGGAACAATGCTGACAGCTATCGTGCTTATCTGGCTGCACCGCTGACCTGGATGTCCACGATTGCGAGAAATCAGGCCCTGGACCTGTTACGCAAACGTAAAAGGGAAGTCATGGAGAGCGACGATAAGGGCTTCCCGGAGCAGGTGGATGATGCACCCTTACCCTTGGATGGGCTGACCAACAGCGATGAAGGCAGGCGGCTGGAAAAGTGTCTGGGTGAGTTGAAGGAGCAGCAGAGGCAGGTGGTTGTTTTGGCCTATTTCAAGGGATTGACCCACGATGAACTGGCGTCCCATACGGATACACCGCTTGGTACGGTTAAGACATGGATACGTCGTGGTTTGAATCAACTTAGGAGGTGTCTGGAAAATGATGCCTGA